The following proteins are encoded in a genomic region of Syngnathoides biaculeatus isolate LvHL_M chromosome 15, ASM1980259v1, whole genome shotgun sequence:
- the grxcr1b gene encoding glutaredoxin domain-containing cysteine-rich protein 1, producing the protein MEGSKVKQENVRTVRFRVASANSGRVLAEVFKDESRWCGLVCDTEDLDKTCSPEVQHRVSSPHSEANSHLKGLMLESSLDGDDREPDELLSYASARRETLFSNMRVNICSKNGTIRGVRNKVSAGQVLFNNLSKMYSGPLLHQKTRRWEKD; encoded by the exons atgGAGGGCTCCAAAGTGAAACAGGAGAATGTGAGGACAGTCAGGTTCCGAGTAGCATCTGCCAACAGTGGTCGTGTGTTGGCCGAGGTGTTCAAGGATGAGTCTCGCTGGTGTGGCTTGGTCTGTGACACAGAGGACTTGGACAAGACCTGTAGTCCAGAGGTACAGCACAGGGTCTCATCTCCCCATAGTGAGGCCAACAGCCACCTAAAAGGGCTGATGCTCGAGTCTTCTCTTGACGGCGACGACAGAGAACCCGACGAGCTGCTTTCGTACGCGAGTGCCAGGAGAGAGACGCTCTTCAGCAACATGCGGGTCAATATCTGCAGCAAAAATGGAACCATAAGAGGGGTGAGGAACAAAGTGAGCGCGGGTCAAGTGCTTTTTAACAACCTCTCCAAAATGTATTCT GGTCCCCTTCTTCATCAGAAAACTAGACGTTGGGAAAAAGATTAG